The nucleotide sequence GACCCGGTCAATGTTTGGGGGAATGGCCTTGCCGCCGATGCCCATCTTAGTGCAGTCAATTCGGTCACCGTCGTCAGTGAAGACGAGGCGACCAACGACGACACCCTTCTCGGAGGCAACGACGTGGAGGGAGGATCGGGTGCATCCGAGCATGCAAGAGACGTCATCAAGGACGGCATCGGAGTGGGACTGGTCCTGGAAGAGCTTCACGTCGGTGTAGAAGAGGTCGCGCTTAGTGATGTGGATGTCTCGGCGAAGGACGGCGTAGACGAGGGAAAGCACGCGGGCTGTAATGGTGGCCTTGCGGACGGTGGAGAGACTAGCGAATGGGCGTGAGGATGATTTGTCGCGGAGCACGATGCGGTCGATCTCGGGGACGTAAAGCTGGTTGGAGGCAGCGCGGGAGGGCACGTCGAAGGAGAAGCCGCTCCCAGCAAGGATGGATCGGGCCACCGCGAGGACGGTGCGCTCGATGGCGACCTGCACGGAGGCAACGTCGCGATCGGAGACCTCGCGGCAGGCGGAAGAGAGGTTGAGGTCGGAAAGGGAGACGGCCTTGGAGGAGGAGGCTTCAGATCGGGAAGCTTCGTACATCTCGCGAATGGAGGCGAGGATTTCGGCGTCGGACTTGAGATGCTTCCGCAGCCCTTGGGCGTGGGAGTCCTGCCTCCGGGGTTTCTTCAAGGTGGAACCGCCCGAAATAGAGGCCACCGGTGCGGCCGCCTCAGAGCGGCGCCGCTTCCTCTCAGACATCGAGCAGTTCGGCGGTGCCCTGGAGGAAGACAAGATGGACAGTCCAGTGTTTACCAACTTCTAGggcttctctcttttttttccccCAATTAAAAAGGCCTTTGCTAAATTtagtaaattaactaattaaatctgaattttaaatttattttttaaaatgataatagtaaTATTAATACTAAGAggctattttaaaaaaataaaaataaaataaaatatagagTAAAATAAATTTTCTCTAAATAGTTATAGATGCGTCCTCAAATTGAAGCTTGCAACAAGCTGTTGCATTTGCTCCAAATGTTTGTTATCGAGAATCGAGATCCCTTCCATATTGGCTTCTCCTATttcccttcttcctccaccgCTTCCCTTCTCTCCCTTGCTCCATCGCCGGAAAGAGCAGGAGCAGGGTTCCGAGGACTCCATCTCTGGTCACCGCCATCACCATGGCTACTGTGTGATAATACTCGTATCTCCACCAGAGTGATGGGTACACATGGGAACTGTGCACCAGAATACGCTAAGACTAGACAGGTAACACTAAAATCAGATGTGTACAGCTTTTGAATAGTTGTTTAGAACTTATCTCCGGAAGAAGAGCTATCGACAATTCAAGAAGTGCAGGCGAGCACAATCTAGTTTCGTGGGTGAGTTTGCATTTGTTTGTCTCGTTAAATACTTTGGTAGTCATCTCGTTTCTATTTCATTCTAAGTATGCTGTTAGTTAATATTTGAGATATGGTTTGATCTTTACTACAAAGGAAGAGCTTCTTCATGCTCGTTAGGAAATGAAACCTTTCCAAAAAGTCATTGATTCATCGATATCATTAATCATGCTTTATTTGGTTGCAGGCGCTGCCAGTGTTCGAAGACAGGAAGAATTTCTCTCAAATGGGATCCAATGCTTAAGGGTCAGTGTCCAATCCGGAATTTATACCAGACAATTGCCATTTCTTCAAGATgcgtgcaggagaagcccagcatGAGGACTTGGAATGCCGATGTCGTATCAGCTCTTAGTTGCCTTTTCACAAACACAATCCTAAGAGGCTAAGACCCAAGCAGTGACACCGAAAGAATATCAATCTGAGAGGGTTCGATTAGGGCCCTTTgattatcattattatttttctataaaatgttTTGCAGACAAGAAGGGCAGCTATTTCAGTCCTCAGGTAGTATGGTTTATGTATTTAAACACAGAGTAGTGGCATGGTTGGTATTGTTTTAAGATTGTATTGGAGCACAAGAAGCAACTGTTTGGATTTGTTCTAATAAGCAAAATTCGAGTGCATTGCCTGACTGTTGTGCGCCCTCCATTACAGTTAAGCCTCAACAACAGCGTTGGCATTTTGAATTTTGATGATTAAAATGAAGGAGAAAAAaactagattaaaaaaaaaggaaaatattgaaattgaaaggcattttttttttaaaaaaaaagcattAACATTGCAGGGACAGAATGAAATTATGAAAACATTGACGATTaatggagagaaaaaaaaatgacctCTTCATAGACTGTCGATGACAACGTACAACCGCATTCATCTTGATTTGATTACAATAATGGTAACCACCCAGAGTTTTCTGTGCAGAGAACGTCCGTATGATTACCAAGTAAAGGGTATGCAAAGTAGTGAACGAGAAGCAGAGAAGTCGTACAAATTAATCCAACGTCTGCTATTCATCTGATGGCTGAAGACCACCGGTATCACCCTGAGATGTGGGGCTCTGCTGCTGTACGACGTCTGAAGGGCTTTTACCTTCATTGGCGTCTTCTGGTTTGCCCTTGAGCATAAAAATAAAGGATATTAAGCAACAAAAAATTCGTTACTGGGTGATATAGTGTAAACAAAATCCAtgaattcaataaaaaaaaattgagctaGATACGGCGTGATGATGATACAGAAGCAACAATGATTTTGTCTGTGTTGTTTCTAACCACCTAATGTATTAAATTTGCAAATGTTTCGAGTATGATTTTGTTGATGGGAAAGAGGACTTTAATAAAATTCATTGGGGACAGGCTAATGACTCAAAAAGCAAAGGTGGAGAAAGAAATCACTATTGTCATGAATAATTCTTCTAAGAGAAATTTCGACTTGGAAATTATAAGTTACCAAATCCTACCTTTTTCTTGTCAAGCCAGCCAAGTCCAAATGGTCTAGAGAGCAAGCCTGCTTTCCTGCTAGGcatattataatttataaggcataaattgattgatcaaacatgaagaatattaatTTAAACAGATGCAACCATAAAAGCTAAAGCTGCATCGAAAAAGAACTACAAGTAGAAAGGGGTCCCAACCAAACAATAAACAGGAAGGATCAAAGTTGAAGATGGAAAAGAGAGGATAGGCTGAATAAGTTATGACCAGATAGTAAAATATAAGAAAACAACAGGATTGCAAGGTTGTATTAAGGTACCTTGGCGAAGGCAAGGGTTCTTGAGATTTAGCATGGCCTGACTGATATTGTATCGTTGCCTCCAACATTGACTCTGCCATCACAGCCCTTTTTTCCATATTTGCAAGTGCAACCATAATCTCTTCATGCTTTTCCTGTGTGTAAACAAAAGAAGCAAGTAGCCGATATGAAAAAAGACAATACTGATAAAACAGAGTTTCATTTGCAGAAAAAAGTCAATTACTGAGATTTCAAATGAAGTCCAAACCCAAACTAGTATTCTAGTGCAGTTTGTAGAAGTTTGACAGGTAAAATGCAAAAGGACGCTTTTCTTTGAAACAAATATATAGCCAAATGAAAAATTCTTGATCGAAATAATTTGATAAGATTTTCACTACATGATTTTTCATGAACCAGATAAGTCCATTCACAGCAACTTAATCATTAAAGTGTttctaaacaaaaaaattaatgACAACTTATATGAAGTTGTCCATCATCCATCAGCTTGGCTTTATTTGTTCCATTCACAAGATTTTAAttccttagtatttgattgttGTCTATGACACCCGTTTGAGGATTTCCATGATTACAAGATTGATTTATCTTGATTGAAGCTCAAACCTGCATATTACATATCACTTCAAGTATCAATGTCTACATAGATAAGGATGTTAAAGAAAATTGATTAAGCACAAATAGCTAAACAACCTAAAAATTTGAGGTCGATTCCTCAgttgtatttaattttaaatggTTGGTCTTGATATGACTATTTTCATCAAAAAGGCATCAAGACGAGAAACACATGAACTCTTATTCTTTGAGGCAGGGGTAGCACAGTTAAAAACTCTTCAAACCAAACTGAAATCCTTGGAATCtagtttttaagtttgaaaactatcaagatccaaacaaaccaaaattttaaatttgatttggcATAAGGCCAATCTACTGATGATTCTATAATTTTCTATTCCTATTCTCTATTTCATATATGTTAAAAAAAAGCATGTTCCCATCTATGGCTTTGATGAATATCTGACTACAAGGCATTGCTACAACTACAATAGCAATCAGAGCTATATTTGTCTTGACTAACATGTTACGGTACCTATAAAACGTATTCTTAGGACTATTTTGTGTGTATCCAGTTTGAGTTAAAGTTGATTAGAGTcagtaaaataaaatcaaactgaAACGTTTTCGTTTTCAGATCAAGAAATCAATATTTCAGTTGATTGATTTGGTttgtatgatttttttattttagttaagAATGCGCACCCTTACTCTAAGGCATGCATATTAAGAGAGTCAGGTAATTGTATAGAAAATGACACTTCATAGTTAAATTTAGAGAGAACAAAAACGTGTTTCATCAACAAAGTTCAGCTGCAAAGATTTTTCACCCACAGTATGATTGGcaaataaaatcaatattttatggTGAAATTATGCTAGAAGGGAAAAAATGAGCAAACTTTCAAATTCCATGAACGaggggaaaagaaataaacagAAACAAAATCTACAATCCATTTGAGTGCAACTGAAAACTCAGGAATATTAGAACCTGAAGCATGTGTGCTGTATATTTCTGAGAAGCAGCATCCTGCTCAGCTAACATGCGAGCATCTTCTGTCACTTTTTGTTCCTGCTCCAGCCTCATTAATACCTTTGGAAGTGTCACAATTCTTAAAATAAGAATAACATTATGATATTGTCTATACATAAAGGGAAAACAATTATACCTGAAGCATGGcattttctccttcttgtttCTCCACCAGAGCTTGCTGCAATGTCAACAATTCCTGTTCCAGCTGCTCAACCTAAAAAAGGAATATCCCTTTCCTGGTTTAGCACAAAGGATATATAAGCAGGACAACTAATCATCTAGTTATATTCCCAATTATTAAGCTAATGAGTTTGCACAAAGCCACATCATTGGTAATACACAAGTTATTcatatcatttttaatttatcaattggaGTGTCTCTGGTCTCTCATTATCCTCACCTTTTCCAAGGAAACTATTGTGACTATGAATGTGTTCCTACTATCTGGATTTTCTCAAATCTTATCACCTATCGGGTTCCAAATTCAAATCTACATCTAGCTATTCATGACTAGTATTATAGTAACATTCCAAAAATTCATCAGAATTAGTGACAGACTCTACTAGGCAATTTCCTATATCTATTTTCTCTCAATTTGATCCATAAAGCATGAGAAGTTGCCCTTCAGTCTTTTTTTTGTGTGTCTGTCCCCTGGGTTTCAAAAATAGGGtgggatatttttttttgaagtatGCTATATTTTTAATCCTAGTGTAAGAGCAGCTCACACCATTGGGACTTTTCTCAGCCATTGGATCAGCATGTCCACCAGGAAAACTGCACAAGGTGATCTAATATAATGCATTCTTGGTCGTTCAGTTTCACACTTGCAGTCCACTCCTGATTATTTTCCATCATTAGAAATGCCTTGTCCTGGAGCAGATGAACTGACAGTGGTAGCACCAATCCTGCCGTCATGCGGTGGCTTGGATCTGATGAACTGACAGTGGTATTGCCAATCCTTCAGTCATGCAGTAGCCTGGAGCTGATGAACTGACAGTGTACTGCTAATCCTTCAATCATGCAGACCTGGTATACAATATTATCCATGACATGTAGCTAGCTTCTAATCCTTCAATCATGAAGACCTGGTACACAATATTATCCATGACATGTTGCTAGCTTCTAATCCTTCAAGTATGCAGACCAAGTTACTATAAGAGTAAGTTATTTATTACCAAGTTTGTCATTTTAGGAATAGGTTATTGTTATTAAGTTTTTTAGTGAAAAGATCATGGTTAGGGCTTATGAAAGATGctccaatttttttttagtttaatagTGTACTGATATCCTCGATCAATCTTATCTCTAAATAATTAGATCCAAGATGTCAAAACTCGTGAAAAACTGAATACAACTTAACTATTCCTGCACCCTTTTCTTTTCATATTGTTGAAGTCACATTTTCTTGAATCCAATCTTAgttccatttatatttaaaaatatttagattttcaGAAGTTCTGGGGATATATAATCAGTAGAACATTAAGAAATCAGAACGAGATATGATTTTGAAATAGAATCTTTTGTAAATCAGAACAATTAAAAATAATAGCAATTTGTTAAAAACAAATCTATTCCTTAATTCAGAATGAAAAAAATTGCAATAAGATTATCAAAACCTATGCCCAGGAATTGGTATTGGTTTAGAACAAGAACTTCAAAGGTGTGATTAGTCACTGGTGATGCATCATTCTGAATTGTTCCAGAATAGTGAATAGTTTGGAAAAGAGAGAACTTGCATTGATATATTGAACAAAACCAACAAAAAGATATGAAATCTAAACAACGGCACTTTCACCatttaaaacaatgctaacagcCTATGATCCATTTCTATGGAAAGCCCCCAGGATAATTGGCATGTAGAAGTGGACAGGTTCATCAAAATTGCTACTCATCCTATGGTGAGTACCGAGTTTGATTGTCAAACTTTAATCAGTACAAAGTTTGTTACAAACATACACTTTCGTTTTTACAATAACTGTGACACTTTCAGTCCACCCCTGTCGTTATCCAAACTCTGGATAAAACCTTAACAACATATGATATTCACTTAATTCTTGGACTCAACATTCTTGTCCAACCTGACCGTGCCCTTCTTCTAACCAAGGATTATGCCCTTTTTCTTTCCACTCCTATTGTATCCCCTATTGTCTCCGACTATTCGGCGTTGGTACAAAAGTATGGCGTTGCCCCTCAAAACATTCCTGCTCCATCAATACTATCTCCCTCTAAAGTAGTACCGCCCAAGGAGTATCCCTCTAATGCAAGAAGCAAACTGGCATTGTAAAGACCAAACTATTTGTAGAAGCTCTTACCTAATATACAGACAACTCATTTCCAATGACTTAGCTTTTCAAGAACTTCAGGAAAATAGCCGTTTTGATGACTTAATGGACAAATTACATGACAGAGATATCTTTAGATCTCTAGAACTACCAAAGGATTTTTTAGCACCAACAACATTACTCCAACTTATCTCAACGCAAATAAATTTAGACGATATAGTTCTAAACTAGAAAAGCTAAAAATTATATGAGACAACCCCACCAAATATTGGGGTAGAGATAAGAGACACGGTCACTTATCAATAATAAACCCAGACTTACCCATAAAAGCACAAGACTTGCAATAGACAAACTAGGAGACATAAGAATGTAAAACTCACATTCAACAACTCCTAAAGTTATTCAACGCTCTACCTCCAGACATAAGAGTCCAACTTTCATAGTAAACGAGGGAGCTAAACAAAAGAGAGAGCAATCCCGAATGATATTCAATTATAAGAGAATGAAAATTATCACAAAGATGGATATAAAATTTCAAACAAAGATCAGTTATTgaataaaatacaagactcaaAGTGATTCCAAGTTCGACATGAAATCTGGATTCTGGCAAGTCAAAATGCATCCAAACTATGTAGAAGTAGAATGGACTACTTTCTCTTGTCTCGAAGGATATTTTGAATGACTAGTAATGTCGTTTGGTTTAAAAGTAGCACCACAAATCTTCTAAAGAAAAatagataatatatttaaaaatgtagCCAGCTGTACATGCGTATATATAGATGATGTATTAGTATTCTCTAAACTAGAAGAAGAACATTATGCGCATCTGCATCTTATCTTTAACTTATTTGAAACCCACGGATTAATTATCTCCCGAAGCAAAATGAAACTGGTTGTAGAGCATATAGAATTCCTAGGAGTAGAAATCGGACAAGGGAAAATATCTTTACAACCACATATTACTATCGAAATACTAAATTTTCCTGATAAGAAGGAGGATACGAAAATCCTTAGATCTTTTCTAAGTCTTTTAAATTATGCTAGACATTATCTAAAGGATAAGGAAAAATCAAGGGACCTTTGTATAATAAAACATCACAAAGAGGACAAAAATATTGTAACCAACAAGATTTAGATCTAGTCAGACAAataaaagacatggtaagaaaACTACCTGAATTAACACTACCACTTGATTCAGATTATATGATTATCAAACAGATGGCTATGAAACAAGATGGGAAGGAGTCCTTTACAAAATCCAATACATATGAtcctaaaaatataaaaacactaTGCAGATATACTTTAGGCCAATAGAAAGGAAAAAGTCCGCTATCTTCTTTGGACTATGAAATTTTAGTTGTAATTTACTATCTTGATGCTTTCAGGCTCTTTATTTGTAGCAAACAAGAGATCACAGAACAGATTGTGAAAGTATAGTAAAATATAGCCAACAAACAAAAATGATTAAAATTTACAAATGTCATTATTAACAAAGGTTTAACCATCCAATGAGAACACATTAAGGGAAGTAACAATTCCTTAGCAGATACATTATCTCAATTATTATCATAAACTTTGAGATACTTCTTGCAGACATGCATAAACAAAAGAAAGTCAACACTTTTACAATGAACACCATGCGATTCAGAAATCAAAAACTTCAACAATTTACTCGTTATGAAGAACAAGTTTATTTTACAGAGAAAAATTAGATTACATACAAACATGTCTTCTTGACAACATCTGGAACATTCCAACAATTCCTAGAGGTACTAAATACAAGATAGTCATTTATTTATGGCTAATTACTTCCGGACAATAATACTAAAATCAGCCGGAAAGAAGTTCTCATGTTATGTAGTTTACTCTGGTTTTCAAGTAGGAGTATACTATAACGGGGAAGAAGTTACCATAGCTATTCTGGTTGTGCAAATCCTTCATTCTGAGGCTTCTCTTCATTGGAAGATGCTTTTGCTTCAGCCAAATCAGTTATTGGGCATAATTTCTTTATTAGTAACCCTACTAAAAACGGGAGGAAAAATACCTATGGAAACAGAACAACCAGAGAAGGCCCAAGAAACAGCTAAAAAGACATGCATAGGCTATTACAACTTCTCCAAACAATACTGAACCTCGGGTATATAGGCCCAAATATTTAACGTTGGGACAATTAAGAACCAACGCTGCAGCCACATCCACACAAAAGCAATTTTGTTGGGCCCTCCCAACATTATACCAGATgatatttctatatatatgagACGCCTGCAGAAGACTctacttttcaaaactttattGACTTATGCGAAGCTTTAAAGATTTTACACCAACAGAAAGTCTCGAAAGGGATGACAATCATTTATGAAAGAGAAAGTAGCCCTAAGCTTAAATGCCACAAACGCAACAAAACTTGTAAAACTTCAAAAAAATATGAGTGTCAATACAGCCTCTTATACGCCTTAAGAAAAGTACATATAAACATGGACGCATATAAACCACCAATAATTAAAGGAAGAGCAATTGCTCCATTCCTCTTAATGGACTATGGCTTGCTCTACAAACAATGGGTACATGATCCCTCTAAGATTTTCCAAAGAAACTTGGACAAATCATCTCTTTAGCTCTCGAAGAAGAAGATACATTTGTCATCTGTACTTTAGAAAGTTCACCTCCAAAATGAGTCGGCTTAAAAATAGAGTCTGCTAGGCACCTCATTAAAATTGACATTGACGAACTCAACGGTCGACAACTGGAGTTTGATGACTATACTTCTGATTTTGACATAGAAGCTTTCCCCTCTTTATCAGATCAAGTAAATCATTGGAGAGTTTCAGTTCAAGGAGCTAAGTGGTCATGGGATAAACTAGAAGACCTAAATGAGTACCTCTTAGCTTGAGAAACATACACAGAGAAAATATACTGGCCTAAAGACATAGGTACCAGATTCTTTCCTTTCTCTTTTACAACTCAACATTCAACCTTACTATAGCACTACCAAGGGAAGGCTGACAGATGGGCTACTAAACGACTAGCAAGTTCTGTTCCATCCTCTATAGAATATCGAGCATCCTTAGTCAGGTCGGAACAACATACAACCCCGGAATAATATGCAACTCAAGATACATCTACGGCTATACATGATGCCCAAAGTTCAGCATAAAGATCTTTAGCGCAATTCCAGCACGCCCAAGGAACGAATTCTACTCCATCATTGGATTTTGTCAGCGAGCAAAACCTAGCCAACATGATGGAATTATAGGGACCCACTCTTTGTCCTTTTCCACTACCTTTACAGCTCCACTACTCTAGTGGAATCGTCCTTCTCATCCTCAAAGAATCTTTTCCTCCTTTACCTAGGCCACGCTATGCACTCATGGGAGGAATCTGTTCCTTCTCCACTAAGGAACCTCTCCCTCTTCTATAAAAACACTCTCCAATCCTTGCCCAACAACCCTTTAGTTTTTCAATCCAATCTGTAa is from Zingiber officinale cultivar Zhangliang chromosome 7B, Zo_v1.1, whole genome shotgun sequence and encodes:
- the LOC122005452 gene encoding DNA topoisomerase 6 subunit A-like; its protein translation is MSERKRRRSEAAAPVASISGGSTLKKPRRQDSHAQGLRKHLKSDAEILASIREMYEASRSEASSSKAVSLSDLNLSSACREVSDRDVASVQVAIERTVLAVARSILAGSGFSFDVPSRAASNQLYVPEIDRIVLRDKSSSRPFASLSTVRKATITARVLSLVYAVLRRDIHITKRDLFYTDVKLFQDQSHSDAVLDDVSCMLGCTRSSLHVVASEKGVVVGRLVFTDDGDRIDCTKMGIGGKAIPPNIDRVGNLESDALFILLVEKDAAFMRLAEDRFYNRFPCIIVTAKGQPDVATRLFLKRMKTELKLPVLALVDSDPYGLKILSVYMCGSKNMSYDSSNLTTPDIKWLGVRPSDLDKYKVPEQCRLPMTDQDVKAGKDLLEEDFVKKNEGWVKELEMMVKTRQKAEIQALSSFGFQYLSEVYLPLKLQQRDWL